GTCGATGCGGATAAAGCTGAAGTCGAGCTGAAAAGGGTCGACGCCATCATCAATTCGATGACCCGCCAAGAGCGGCGCGATCCGTCGCTCTTAAACGGCAGCCGGCGCAAGCGCATCGCCGATGGCAGCGGCACGACAGTGACCGACGTGAACCGCCTGATGAAGCAATTCATGGAAATGAAAAAAATGATGCAACAGGTGGGCAAGATGGGCGGCATGCGCTCATTATTTGGCAAGATGCCCAATCCGTTCCAATAAAGGGCAAAACTAGACGTCTAAAGGAGCAGGCATGAGTGTAGTTATCCGACTAAGCCGACACGGCGCAAAAAAACGTCCCTATTATCGCGTCGTTGTTAGCGATCAACGGTTCCCGCGCGATGGCCGATACATCGAGCAATTAGGCACCTATGACCCGCGCGTAAGCGGCGGCTTGAAGCTCGATGATGAAAAAATCGCTAGCTGGATCGCCAAAGGCGCGCAACCGAGCCAGACCGTCTCCGAGCTGATCAAGAAGAAGAAAGCCAGCTAGATCGACAACAGGAGGGCCCGCCCTCATGAAGGAACTGGTTCAGTACCTGGCAAAGTCTTTGGTGAGTAACCCCGATGCCGTCGAGGTCAAGGAGACTGAACGCGATTCCGCGTCGGTGCTCGAGCTCAAAGTCGCCAAAGAGGATCTCGGTAGGATCATCGGGAAGCAAGGGCGGACGGCCAAATCGATCCGGACGATCTTAAACGCCGCGGCGTCCCGCTCCAACCGCAAGGTTATTCTCGAAATTCTCGAAGAAGAGTGACATAAAGACCAGGTGTCCGATCAGCTGGTTCCCCTTGGCGAGATTGTCGCCACCCACGGCCTGAAAGGCTGGCTGAAACTCAATCCGTTTAACACCCAGAGCGCAGCGCTCGCTGATGCGGGTGCTGTGATTCTCGAAAAAGGCGGCGGTCACGCGTGCTACGAGCTGGAAGCAAGCCAAACGCACAAACGCCAATGGCTGATTAAGCTCAAGACCATCGATCAAATCGAGCAGGCGGAGCCATTGATTGGCGCTCGCCTGTGCATCGATGAAGCACAACTGTCCAAGCCGGCATCAGGTGAGTACTACCTTTATCAAGCCGTCGGCTTTGAGGTTTTCGATTTGCACCATCAGCGCATCGGCGTGATTACCGGCACATGGTCCACCGCGGGCGGCGAGCTTTACGTGATCCAGGGTCCCGAGAAAGAACATCTGATCCCGGCGGTCAAAGAGATCGTCGAGAAAGTCGATTTCGCTGCGCGCCGCGTTATCATCAATCCTCCCGAAGGGCTCCTCGATCTCTAAATCAGGCAGTGCCTGCGCCATGCTCAAGTTCACCGTCCTCACCTTGTTCCCGGAGATGTTTGCTTCGCCGTTGCGTCATAGCATTCTCAAGAAAGCCCAAGAAAAAAATCTCCTCGCCGTCGATCTGGCCAACATTCGCGACTATGCCGCCGATAAACACCACGTCACCGATGACTACCCCTACGGCGGCGGCCAGGGCATGGTGATGAAGCCGGAGCCGTTGGTCGCCGCCATCGAGGCGGCACGGCGCGCCGAGCTTCGTTCCCGTGTGATTTTGCTATCGCCCACCGGTGCGGTCTTCAATCACGCCGCGGCGGCGCGCTTGGCCGGCGAGCAACACGTGGTGCTCGTCTGCGGCCGCTACGAGGGCGTCGATGAACGGGTCAAAGCCTTTGTCGACGAAGAACTTTCCATCGGCGACTATACTTTGAGCGGCGGCGAACCGGCCGCCACAGTGGTCATCGACGCGGTGGCGCGCTTGCTGCCTGGTGTGCTCGGCAACGAACAATCGCCCGTCGACGATTCCTTTAGCAGCGGGCTGTTGGAATATCCTCAGTACACCCGTCCGGAAGAGTTTCGCGGCATGAAAGTTCCCGACGTGCTGCTTTCAGGCGATCATGAACGGATCAAAGGGTGGCGTCGTGAGGCAAGCCTGGCGCTAACCCAAGAACGGCGCCCCGATCTGCTGGCCAGCACTCCGCTAGGCGAGCGCGAACCCGTCGTGGGCGACCGCCACGCGCCCATCTACGCGGCGCTTGTCCATTACCCGGTTTACGATAAGAACCGTCAAGTCGTCACCACCGCCGTCACCAACATGGACATCCATGACATTACTCGAGCCGGCCGGACCTATGGACTCAAAGGCTTCTACGTCGTCACACCCGTCAAGGCGCTGCAGAAACTTTCGCTGAAAATCATCGAGCATTGGGAAGTCGGCTATGGCAGCCAATACAACACCACGCGCAAGGAGGCCCTGGCGCTAGCGCGCATCGCCAATGACCTGGACGAGACCGTGCGCGACATTGAGCGCGAAACCGGCGCCCGACCGAAGCTGGTGATGACCTCCGCCCGTGAGGGTGGAACGCGCACCTCTTTCAGTAAAATGAAAGACGTGTTACAAAGGTCAACTCAGCCGTTTTTGATCGTTTTCGGCACTGGATGGGGATTGACCGAAACCGTCGTCGAGCAAGCCGATTATTTTCTCGATCCGATAGAGGGCGGCACCGATTATAACCACTTGTCAGTCCGTTCCGCGGCGGCGATCGTGATGGATCGGCTGTTGGGACAATAAAGAATCAGGAGCTTGTCATGAATATCGTTGCGCAACTCGAAGCTGAGCAATCGAAGGCGGAATTGCCAAAATTACGCCCCGGCGAAACCGTGCGGGTGCATCTCAGGATCATTGAAGAAGCCATTGTCGAGGCGGCGATTTCGAAGACAGCCAAAGCCGCAAAGGCGGCCACCGTTGATACCAGCAAAGACCGCAAAGAGCGCATCCAGGTTTTCGAAGGCACGGTGATCGCGCTGGCCGGCCGCAGCAATCGCGCCACTTTTACAGTGCGCAAGATATCCTACGGCGTCGGGGTCGAACGGGTTTTCCCCCTGCATTCCCCGCGCATCGAAAAAATCGAAGTGATGAGCCGCGGCAAGGTGCGGCGCGCCAAGCTGTACTATCTGCGCGAACGCACCGGTAAAGCAGCGCGCCTGGTGACCGACGATCGCGCCGCTCAGTAATGCTTTAGGACGAGCGCGCTCCGAG
This window of the Deltaproteobacteria bacterium genome carries:
- a CDS encoding 50S ribosomal protein L19, which codes for MNIVAQLEAEQSKAELPKLRPGETVRVHLRIIEEAIVEAAISKTAKAAKAATVDTSKDRKERIQVFEGTVIALAGRSNRATFTVRKISYGVGVERVFPLHSPRIEKIEVMSRGKVRRAKLYYLRERTGKAARLVTDDRAAQ
- the rimM gene encoding 16S rRNA processing protein RimM, yielding MSDQLVPLGEIVATHGLKGWLKLNPFNTQSAALADAGAVILEKGGGHACYELEASQTHKRQWLIKLKTIDQIEQAEPLIGARLCIDEAQLSKPASGEYYLYQAVGFEVFDLHHQRIGVITGTWSTAGGELYVIQGPEKEHLIPAVKEIVEKVDFAARRVIINPPEGLLDL
- the trmD gene encoding tRNA (guanosine(37)-N1)-methyltransferase TrmD: MLKFTVLTLFPEMFASPLRHSILKKAQEKNLLAVDLANIRDYAADKHHVTDDYPYGGGQGMVMKPEPLVAAIEAARRAELRSRVILLSPTGAVFNHAAAARLAGEQHVVLVCGRYEGVDERVKAFVDEELSIGDYTLSGGEPAATVVIDAVARLLPGVLGNEQSPVDDSFSSGLLEYPQYTRPEEFRGMKVPDVLLSGDHERIKGWRREASLALTQERRPDLLASTPLGEREPVVGDRHAPIYAALVHYPVYDKNRQVVTTAVTNMDIHDITRAGRTYGLKGFYVVTPVKALQKLSLKIIEHWEVGYGSQYNTTRKEALALARIANDLDETVRDIERETGARPKLVMTSAREGGTRTSFSKMKDVLQRSTQPFLIVFGTGWGLTETVVEQADYFLDPIEGGTDYNHLSVRSAAAIVMDRLLGQ
- a CDS encoding KH domain-containing protein — translated: MKELVQYLAKSLVSNPDAVEVKETERDSASVLELKVAKEDLGRIIGKQGRTAKSIRTILNAAASRSNRKVILEILEEE
- the rpsP gene encoding 30S ribosomal protein S16, whose protein sequence is MSVVIRLSRHGAKKRPYYRVVVSDQRFPRDGRYIEQLGTYDPRVSGGLKLDDEKIASWIAKGAQPSQTVSELIKKKKAS